The window GTCGACGCCTGGCTCCACGAAGGGGAAGTAGTCACAGCGGAAGCGGACCTTCACCTTCGAGCCGAAGATGTGCTGGGCGAAGGCGAACAGCGTCCCCTTCAGGTCGGCCATCGTGAGGCCCTTGTCCACCGCCAGACCCTCGACCTGATAGAACATCCACTCGTGCGTGGCGTCCTGGGCCTCGTAGCGGTAGCAGCGGCCGGGCACCACGACCCGCACCGGCGGCGGCTCGACGCCGGCCGCCTTCGCCTCGGCGACCTTTGCCTCCATCACCCGCGCCTGCATCGGTGAGGTGTGGGTGCGGAGCAGCACCTCCGGCGGCGAGACGTAGAGGGTGTCCCACATGTCCCGGGCCGGGTGGTTGGCCGGGATGTTGAGCATCTCGAAGTTGTACTTGTCCAGCTCGACTTCCGGGCCTTCAACCACCTGATAGCCAATCGACTGGAAGAAGCCGGCGATCTGGCGCAAGATGATGGTCGTCGGGTGGAGGCCGCCCCGCACGACCGGCCGCCCCGGCAGCGTCACGTCGATGCGCTCGGCGTCGAGCGCCTTCGACAACGCCGACGCACGCGCCGTGCTGAGGTGGGCTTCGAGGGCAACCTCAAGCGCCTTCTTGGCCTCGTTGGCAGCCTGCCCGGCGGCAGGACGCTGGTCGGCCGGCAGCCCGGACAGGCCGCGCAGCACGTCGGTGAGCGCACCGCGCCGGCCCAGGTAGCCGACGCGCCACTTTTCGAGCACGTCAGGCTCGTGCGCCACCGCCAGCTCGGTCAGCGCCTGCTCGCGCAGGGAGTCGATCTTGCCTCGCCAGTCGTCCATCCGAATGCTCTCCACCGAGTCGCTCCCCCTCACCGCCCCGCCGCGCAGCGGGGCGGGGGTGAGGGGTCATCTTGACCGTACTCAGGACGAAAAAAGCGCCTTCGTCGCGGCTCGACGAAGGCGCTCAACAGTCCATCGCGCGAGCCGTTCCGTGTCTTGCGACCCTGGCGACTCTTGCGATCTCGGGTGCTCAGGCGGTAGCGACCTCGCTCGCCTGGCTCTTCTCCCGAGCCAGAGCCACCAGGTTGGTAAACGACGCCGCGTCGGAGACAGCAAGCTCCGCGAGCATCTTGCGATTGATCTCGACGCCGGCCGCCTTGAGGCCAGCCATCAGCCGGCTGTAGCTCAGCCCATTGGCACGCGCCGCCGCGTTGATGCGAATGACCCACAGCCGGTGGAAATCACGCTTCTTGTTGCGGCGATCCCGGTACTGGTAGGCCAGCGAGTGCAGGACCGCTTCGTTCGCGGTCTTGTGCAGTCGGCTGCGGCCGGAATGAAAGCCCTTCGCGAGCTCAAGAATCTTCTTGTGGCGCGCGTGCTGTGTGACGCCGCGCTTGACTCGGGCCATGATGTCCTCTCGCGGTACCCGAAGCCTCGGGCGTTACGTGATGAGATCGCTTACTTGGCGTAGGGGATCAGACGACGCAGCCGAGGCAGGTCGGCCTTCGCCACGACGAACATCTCGTCAAGCTCACCCGAGGTGCGCTTCGACTTGTTCCGGCGGAGATGGCTCTTCATCTGCCGCGTTCGCATGAGCTTGCCCGAGCCGCTGTACTGCATGCGGCGGGCAGCCCCCTTGTGGGTCTTCAGCTTGGGCATGAGTGTCACATCCCTGGAGGTACAAAAGCCCCCGGGACCAAACTGGCCGGGCGGCCCTGGCGATACGCGCGCACGCAAAGGCGCGGCTCAACGCCACGTTCGCTCATTGTAGCAGAGTCTTGTGACTCCCCGGCAACGAGTCCGCAGCCTCCGCTACCATGCAGATCATCGCCACGACGGTGCAGATCATCGCCACCCGGGTCAGCGGGGAGGGAGGCCGTCCGTGCAGATTCAATTCTGGGGCACACGCGGCTCGCTCCCCAAGCCGGGGCCGACGACGCTCCGCTACGGCGGCAACACGTCCTGCACGGCGGTCCGCCTCGACGACGGCACGCTGCTGGTCTTCGACTGCGGCACGGGCGCCCACAACCTGGGGCTGGATCTCTTGCGCCAGCGCACCCAGCCGGTCCACGGTCACCTCTTCATCTCGCACTTCCACTGGGATCACATCCAGGGATTCCCGTTCTTCGCGCCGCTCTTCGTGCCGGGGGACCAGTGGGACGTCTACGCGCCCGGCGGGCGGGGCCAGGAGGTCGCGCCGAGCCTGGCCGGGCAGATGCAGTACACCTACTTCCCGGTCGCGCTCGATCAGCTTGGCGCAACCATCCGCTACCACGACCTGGGCGAAGGGACGTTCCAGCTTGGGGCGGCGAAGATCGCCACGCAGTACCTGAATCATCCCGCGCTCGCGCTGGCGTACCGGGTGGAGGTCAACGGGGTCACGCTGGTGTACGCCACGGACCATGAGCCGCACGCGTCCAGCCCGGCCGGCGAGCAGCCCACGCCGGGCCACGCGGCGATCCACGCCGAGGATCGCCGCCACATCGAATTCCTGGCCGGCGCGGACCTCGTCATCCACGACTCGCAGTACACGGACGCCGAGTACCCGGCCAAACGCGGCTGGGGACACACCACCATCGAATGGTCGGTAGACTACGCCCTGGCGGCCGGCGTCAAGCGGCTCGCGCTCTACCACCACGAGCCGACGCGCGACGATGCGGGCATCGACCGGGTGCTGGAACAGGCGAAGGCCCGGGCCGGGGCCGCGCTCGAGGTGGTGGCAGCAGCCGAGGGGCAGACGCTCACGCTTGCGGAGCGGCCGGCCACGGTTGTGCAGGCCCGCGCCGAGGATGCCGAGGCGCCGCCCTCGCCGCCGGAGACCGATCGCCTGCCCACGGTGCTGATCGTCGACGACGATCCAGCGATCCGCACGCTGCTGGTGACCATTCTGCGGCGGGAGGGGCTTCGGCTGCTGGAGGCGGCGGACGGCGAGGCTGCGCTCCAGATGGCGCGCACGGAGCGGCCAGAGCTCCTGCTGCTGGATTGGCAGATGCCGAAGCGCGATGGTCTCTCGGTCTGCCGGGCGCTGCGCGCGGACCCCGACCCGTACTTCCAGCGGGTGCCGATCGTGCTGGTGACGGCGCTGGCCGGCCCCGAGCACACTGAGGCCGGCTTCGATGCTGGCGTGAACGACTATCTGACCAAGCCGTTTGCGCCGCCCCAGGTCCGCACGCGCGTGCGTTCCTGGCTGATGCGCGCCGCCACACCCTGACGCCCCAACAGGCGGCGCCAGCAGCGCCACGTCCCTGAGGCTGCTTCGCCGCGGGGACAACCGGTATCCTTCCGGCACGCGGCTCGACCGCCAGCCATGTAGCCGCACGAACCGCCCGTACTGATACTGAGGAACGCACGGTGGCGACTACCCGCGACCCGGCCGCCGATCTCGGCGCTGACCTGCTGAAGATCTACCGGCTGATGCTCCTGACGCGCATCTTTGACGACCGCATCACCCTGCTCTCGCATCAGGGGCGAGTCGGCATCTCGGCGTCGGCGCGGGGGCACGAAGCGGCACAGGTCGCCAGCGCCTGGGCCGTCCGGCCCGGCCAGGACGTCGTCTATCCCTATTACCGCGACATCGGCGTGGTGTTCACCCTCGGGATCACCCCCTACGACCTGTTCCTTGGCGCGCTGAATCGAGCGGGCGAGCCGTTCTCCGGTGCACGGCAGATGCCGTTCCACTTCACCTCGCCCAGCCTCCGCATGCCGACGCCCTCAACCTCGATTGCGACGCACATTCCGCACGCCGTCGGGGCGGCGCTCGCCGCGAAGATCCGCCGCGAGGACGCCGTCATCTTCTGCTGGTTCGGCGACGGCGCCACCAGCAAGGGCGATTTCCACGAGGGCATCAGCTTCGCGGCGATCCACAAGCTGCCCATCGTGTTCATCTGCGAGAACAACCAGTACGCCATCTCGGTGCCGGTCGCGCGGCAGCTGCCGACCGCCAGCGTGGCCGAGCGCGCGGCCGGCTACGGCATCCCGACGACGCGCTGCGACGGCCTGGACGTGCCCGAGACGTATCGAATCGTGGTCGAAGCCGTTCAGCGGGCGCAGGCCGGCGCGGGGCCGTCGCTGATCGAGACGCTGGTCTACCGGCTCGGGCCGCACACCAGCCACGACGACGACTCCCGTTATCGAACGCGGGAGGAGGTCGCCGCCTGGGAGGCGCGCGAGCCGATTGGCCGCCTGCGCGCCGATCTCTGCCAGCGCGGCCTGCTCGACGAGGCGGCGGACGCGGTCCTGCTGGACAGCGTCCGCGAGGAGATCGCCCAGGCGCTGACGCTGGCCGAGCTTGCTCCCGAGCCGGACCCGGCCACAGCCTTCACCGACATCCTGGCCGGCCGCACCGTCCCGAACCCGTTTGAGCGCTCGTCCAGCACGCTGGATTCGGCCTCCCGCCAGAGCGGCGAGGGGATCCACGCCACGGGGACGCGCGGATGATCAGCAACCTCGCCCCCCCAGAAAACGCCCTCACCCCCCAACCCAGTCGAGCCACCGGACTGGGGGGTGAGGACCTTTCGCTTCGACCTGTCGTGACATGGCTGCGCGCCCACCCCGATCTGCTCGCCATCATCCTGGTCGTGCTGGTGGCGTTCGCCCTCCGGAGCGCGTTCGCCTTCCGCGTCCCGGCCTTCGTCACCAAGGACAGCATCGAGTACGTCGAGCCGGCCCTGGCCCTCGTGGACGGCGAGCCGTTCATCCTCGCCCAGCGGCGGACGCCGGTCTACCCCATCGCGATGGCCGCCTCGGTGGCGATCTTCGGGCGAGACCTGCTGGCGATCACCTTCGCCCAGCACCTGCTGGGCGTGGTGACGGCCGTCTTGACCTACGGCATCGGGCGGCTGACCTTCGGACGGGCGGCCGGCCTGCTGGCCGGCCTGGGCGCAGCGCTCTCCAGCCCGTTGCTGATCTACGAGCACTACCTGATCACCGAATCCGTCTTCACCTTCTGCCTGATCCTCGCGATGCTGTTGCTGGTGGCCGGTCTCCGCACCGGCCGCATGGCCTACTTCGCGGCCGGCGGCCTGATGCTCGGCATGGCGGCGCTGACCCGCCCTGTGGGGCAGGCGGTGCTGGTGGCGCTGCCCTTCGCCGCCCTGCTGGCGCTGCGTCGCTGGCGACCGAGCATCGTCGCCTGCGTCCTGGCTGCCGGCTGCTTCGCGCTGCTGGTGGTCCCCTGGGCCATCCGCAACCAGCTTGTGTACGGAACGGCCGGCGCGGCCAGCACCGGCCGCTTCCTGATCTCGCGGTCGGTCAAGCACGAGCGGAACTTCGTCTTCTACGAGAAGGAGGTCGGGGCGTTCCCCGGCGAGAACCCGCAGCGGACGCGCGCCCGCCAGATCGCTCAGGAGGTGACCGACAAGCGACCGGAGCCAGGACAGGTCTTTCAGCGCATCCGTGACGAGCTGAAGCTGACGGAAGCCCAGACCGACGCGATGCTCCGCGACATCGCCACCGAGGCGATCCTGCGCGATCCGATGCTGTGGGTCGCCGGGACGGTCGAGATGTTCTACGAGCTGCTGAAGGGCGCTCCGAAGGAAGAGCTGGTCAGCTGGCATCAGGACGTCCACGATCAGCCGCGTGTCTCGAATCAGTGGGCACGCTTCAACTATCTGCTGGAAGCGCCGCCGCCCGCCCACGTCAACGAGGCTCGCGAGGCCGAGTGGCTGGCCCAGATCTTCCGTCCGACGCGCATCGCCTGGCCGATTGTCGGGCTGGGCGTCCTGGGAGCGCTGCTGGCGCTGGCGATCCCCGCCTACCGGCCGGCCATGCTGCCGTTCCTGGTGGCGCTGATCCTGATCGCCGTCAGCGCGATGCTCGTCGGCGACGTGCCGCGCTACCGGTACCCGGTCGACCCGCTGATGTACGTGATGGCGGCCGGTGGGCTGTTCGGCAGCGCGCGCGTGCTGTACGGACTGGTGCGCGGACGCGGCAGGCCGATGTCGGCCCCGATCCACCCCACGGAGCGACGGCTTCCGGTATCCTGACGGCGCGGCGGCCTGCTCGCCGCCGCCGAGATCAGCCAGGAGCCGCGCGCGCCATGCTCTACGCGTCCGAGCATCCGCTTGTCCGCCTGAAGGTTGCCGAGCTACGGGATGTCCAGACCCGCCCGCCACGGTTCCGCGAGCTGGTACGCGAGATCTCGCTGCTGCTCGGCGTCGAGGCGATGCGCGCGCTGCCGCTCAAACCGCGCACCGTCCGCACCCCGCTGGCCGACGCCCCCGGCTTCGAGCTTGGCGTCACGGTCGGGCTGGTCCCGATCCTCCGGGCCGGCCTGGGGATGGTCGATCCGTTCCTGTCGCTGGTGCCGCAGGCCCAGGTCTGGCACCTGGGGCTGTACCGCGACGAGGAGACGCTGCGGCCCGTCGAGTACTACAACCGGCTGTCCACCGGCGAGCCACCGCACGGCCACGAGGTGCAGCACTGGTTCCTGCTCGATCCGATGCTGGCGACCGGCGGCTCGGCGGTCGCGGCGGTGGACGTGCTGCGCCGCACAGATCGCCGCCCGCTGACCTACGTCGGGTTGATTGCCGCGCCGGAGGGCATCCGCGCGCTGGAGGCTGCCCACCCGGACGTGGATATCTACGTTGGGGCGGTTGACAGCCATCTGAACGAGCATGGGTACATCGTGCCCGGGCTGGGTGACGCCGGCGACCGTCAGTTCGCGACGTAGACGAGCCTCGACGCCGATTGCCCAGGGCGATTACACATTGGGCGGGGCGTGCAGCGTCGTCGGGGCTTGAAAGCCCCGCCTACCATCCTGCAGTCGCTCCGCGACGCTCCTGTCTCGCCCGGCGACGGCAATTCCCGTCCTTCGTCGCGAAGCGACTGAATGACTGTAGGCGGGGGTTGAAACCCCCGCCTGCGCGTCTTGCCACGTTCTGGGAACACCGACGAACGGGCAATCGCCCTGGCCGATTGCCTCAGACGCCATGGCAGGGGTAGCGCGCGGGCTATACTGCGACACCAGCCCTGTGGAACTCCTGGCGGCGAACGGTCGTCTGAGTGAAGATGGCAACTCGAATGACGTCTCGCCCATCCCGACACGATGCGCCGCCGGTCGACGCCGACCGGCAGGCCGGTGACGCCGACCGGCAGGCCGCGACGCGCCTCCAGCTCCTCGACCTGGCCGAGGATGCCAGCCGCTACCTGCGCCGCCATGCCGAGCCGTCCGTCCGGGTCGCGGCGGCGCTGCTGCTCGCATCGTCGCTCGCGGCGTGCTCCGCGCCGAGCTCGGGGCCGGCCGCCAGCACCGCTCCAGCCGTCCTGCCGTTGGCCCAGGAGGTCAAGAGCGGCCTTCCGACATCGCCCGGCGCCTACCCGATCTCGCCCAACTCGATCTCGCGCGATCCGCAGGGCGTCTACGACTTCATGTGGCGCAGCAACACGGCCGGCGCGCAGACCTGGACGCCCGCTCGCGCCAGCCTGGTGAAGCTGGCGCAGGGGAACGACGACACCCTGGAGATCCCGTCGAGCGGCGACCCGATCCTGCGCCTGAAGCCTGACACCGCCATCACCCTGCCAGACGACGACACGCCCGTCGGCGGTCCGACGCCGACCCCGCGCACGTCAACGTCGTCGAGCAGCTCCAGCAGCAGCGGGTCAACCAGGGGCAGCTCGATCCTCTGGTACCCGTTCCCCACAGGCGGCGGCACGACGACCGGGTCAAGCAGCAGCAGCGCCCCGGCCAGCGGCGATGTTGCCGCCTCGACGCCCGCGTATCGCAACCCGCCGGCCGCCACGCCGGGCCAGGGCTCCGTGCGCGGCTCGGCCGGCAGCTCCGTGTCTGCGCCCGCCACCTCCGCACGAACCTGGACCTCACCCTCGCGGGCAGCATCGACCGGGCAATCCGGCGGACCGGGGCCGGGAACGGCGGCCTCATCGCGGTCTGGCTCGCTGAGCGGCCCGGCCAGCGGCGCAGCCCGGCCAGGCTCGTCCATCTTCTCGGGCGGCAAGAGCGGCGCGTCGGCGGGCAGCAGCAGTAGCAGCGGCGGCAGCAGCCTGGGCTGACGAGGGCCGGCAGACCGTATGGCCCGACCACGCAAGGAGCCGTCGCTCGCGCAGTTGATCCGACGGAGCCCCGAGCTGGACGCGCCCGCCCGCCGTCACTGGCTGGCGGTGCTGCCCCACCTGACTGACGAAGACCGGCAGCGGCTGCGGGAGATTCTGTCGAGCACTGCTGATGCCGGCGACGCACCACGAACGCCATGACCGCTGAGCGGCTGGCCCGGGCGCTCATTCGCTGGCAGCACGCGGCCGGGCCGTTCTGGCCGTACGTCTGTGCCGCGCCATTCCTGGGCACGGGCGAGAGCCTGCAGCTGGCGGCTGGCATCCCGGCGCGGCCCGCTCGGACAGTGCCGCGCTCCCAGGGAGACGACTGCCGCGGGGACACGTTCCAGGTGGTGCTGGCCGACGTGCCGGCCGAGCCGCTGCTGGCTGCCGCGCCGGAGCTGACCGACGCCGGCTGGTACGTCGTGCCGGTCATCCAGCGGTGGATCGCCAGCCCGGCCGTGCTGCCGTGCCGTCGCCTGCTGGAGCTGCTGCTCCGAGGGGCGGACGGCGTCCGTCGCCCGGCCCAGCCGCGGGGTGCGATCCTGGTCGCGGACGGCGACCGGACCGGGCCGCCAGCGTACCCGGTGCTGGTCCCGGGCCGCACCTTCGACAATCGCTACGAGTACCAGATCTGCCGCTTGCCGTCGACGCGCTTCCTGCTGGAGCATGGCGTGCAGGAAGTCCGCTGGCTCACGAGCGAGCGCCCGCCGGTCCCTGGCCCGAATGGCCCCGAGCCGATGACCCTCGGGCTGCCGCCAGTGGCGCGGGATCTGCAGCCGTACCGCGAGATGCTGCTCCAGGCCGGCATCGAGGTGGCCGCATCGGTGGCAACGGCAGACACGGCCCTCGGGGCGCTCCTCAGGTGAGCAGGCCGCTGCGTGCACTCATCGCCGAGCCGACCGGCGTCAGCGCTGCCCGGTACCGCCGCTTCTGGCGGCGCGCGCAGCTTGACGCCCTCCTGCCCGACCTGATGGTGCGCGGCGAGCCGTACCTCGCGCTGAACGCCTGGGTGCTCAGCGCCGGCGGTCACGCGCTGCTGGCGAGGCTCACACGGGTCTTCTCCGGCGTCTTCCACACAGCCGGCCAGCGGGTGGCCGCCGACGTGGCCGCGACCATCAAGCTCGGGTTCCCATGGGCCGCCGCCGAGCTGCTGTCAGTCGAACCACCGCGCGTGCCCATCGTCGGGCGGTTCGACTTCGTGCAGGATGAGTCCGGCCGCTGGCGACTGCTGGAGCTGAACGCCGACACGCCATCCGGCATCCGCGAAGGGATCACCTGCGACCGGCTGGTCTACGAGCAGGTGTCCGAGGCGGCCGGGCTGGCTCGTCCGAGCGCGATCCTGGGCGAGCGGCTGACCGAGGCGATCCTTGGGGCCGTCGAGCCGGTCGGACGGGGCGGCGCGCTCGGCGTCATCACGACGGCGAGCGAGCTGGAAGACCTGTCGCAGATGGCGTTCACGGCGCGGCTGGTGACGCCAGCCCTGGCCGCGCGGGGCCTCGACGTGGTGCTGGGAGACGCCGGCAACCTCCGCCTGACGGCGCGCGGCCTGACCCTGCGCGGGCAGCGGGTGGACGCGGTCTACCGCTACCTGCCCTTCGAGGCGATCTTCGGGACGCCGACGTTCGCCGCGCTCGAAGAGGCCGTTGCCCTCGGGACGGTGACGGTCCTGAACGGCCTCTACGGGCTGCTGCTCCAGAACAAGGGCTTGCTCGCCTGGATCTGGGCGCACCGCGACGACGCCGGCCTCTTCGACGCCGACGAGCGATGCGCCATTGTGGAACACCTGCCCGCCACCTGGATGCTGGAGGACGCGCCCGCGCACGTCCCGCGCCAGGATCTGGTCGCCAAGCAGGTCTTCGGGCGCGAGGGCCAGGAGGTCTTCTTCGGCGAGGATTGCTCGGCGGAACTGTGGGCGACGCTGGCTGCCCAGCAGACCTACATCGGCCAGGAGCGGGTCCGAGTCGGGCGCTCCCTGGCCACGGTCCAGACCTCGACCGGCTCGGAGGTCCGAGAAGGTCACGCGACGGTCGGCGCGTTCGCCGTCAACGGCGAGTTCGGGGGGTACTACACACGGTTCGGCGAGAAGATCATTACGTCCAGCTCGAAGTGGCTTGGGACGTTCGCAGAGCGTGGAGACGGAAACGGAGACGGCGATGTCCGACGCCTCACCATCTGACGCTGCACGGCGCGCCGCTGCAACACCCGATGCGCCCAGCGGACACGACGCCTGGACCGTGGACGACTTCGGCCCCGTCCCCGGCGACCGGCTGCTGCTGCCAGCCGCGACCGCCCGGCGCGCCGCCGAATCCGAAACTGACGCCACCGTGCAAACTATCTACCTCTGCAGCGAGCCCGAGGGGGAGCGCCTTGTGCGCTGGACGTGGATCATCCTCGACGATGGCCGTCTGCTGGAGATCGCACCGCGCGGCTGCGCCCTCTACGATCCGCCGACCGTCCTGCGGCGAGGCAGCGGCCCGTTCATGGAGCTGGCCGCGCAGGATGGCGCGCTCGTTCGCTTCGAGGAGCGCGTGCGAGCGGGCGTCTGGGAGGCCCGGCCCGTCCGCCTGACGCTCGACCGGCGGAGCTGGCGGCTCACCGCCACGGGGACCGTCGCCGCGCAACGGCTCGGGCCGCGGCCGGCGAGCGCCTGGGGACAGCTCCGCACCAGCATGATGGGACACCGACGCGCAGCCACGGCGGCCCCGCGCCCCTGGAACATCGAGACGGGCAGGACGGGCACGGGCCTCGCGACAGCCGCCGAGGATGGGCCTGCCGAGGATGGGCCCGCCGAGCAGGATGTCTACTTCACGCTGGTCGGGCAGGCGCGCGGGACGGACGTAGCCGACCGACTCAGCCTCGGCGTCTGGATGCGGGACCTCTGCCTGGCGTTCGGGCGGCGACTGGGGGACACCCCGCGCGCAGCGGGCCTGGAGATCGTCCCACGCCGCGCCCCAGACGCCTGACGCGGCAGCTGGGAGTCGATGGGATCAGTTGGGGGGCAGCGGCTAGTTGATCGCCATCGCCACGATGATGGCCAGGCCGAGCACGAACGATCCGGCCAGGATCGCCGCCGCCACGTTGCCGTCCTCGAAGACCCGCTTGTTCAGGTCAGTCGGCGTCAGCGCATCGAACACACGATAGCCGATGAACAGCAGAACAAAGCCGATCAACGCGAAGAACACCGACAAGAGCATGTTGTTGAACATCGCGTTGGCTTCGGCCATCTTGAAGACCCCCTCAGCAAGTGGACAGCGGCCAGAGGCGGCCATCGACGGGAGGATAGAGAGGGAGCGTACCCCTGTCAAGCCGAACGAAGATCGGGAGCGGGGCCATCGGCCCGGCCACCGGGCACACCGAACGAAACGGGGGGTGAACGCCAGGGAAACAGCGCACCAGACGCCGACAGACGCGACATGCGGGGCAACACTTCCCATTTCGCGCCAAAAAGACCCTTGACGGCGCTATGCGGCGCGCTGCATACTGTTCGGGCGCCCAGCGACCAGGGCGTCCGGAGTGACGACGATTCTGACAGTCATCGCGCACCACGAGCTTGAGGGGGCCTCACTGCGGGGTCTCTGATCGTTCGATCAGTGCGGTGACGGTCCGACAGTCGTCGGGCCGTTTTTGTTGGGAAGCGTTTTCGGAGCGATCCGAGCGCCGCTCAGCAGGTC is drawn from Chloroflexota bacterium and contains these coding sequences:
- the pheS gene encoding phenylalanine--tRNA ligase subunit alpha; translated protein: MDDWRGKIDSLREQALTELAVAHEPDVLEKWRVGYLGRRGALTDVLRGLSGLPADQRPAAGQAANEAKKALEVALEAHLSTARASALSKALDAERIDVTLPGRPVVRGGLHPTTIILRQIAGFFQSIGYQVVEGPEVELDKYNFEMLNIPANHPARDMWDTLYVSPPEVLLRTHTSPMQARVMEAKVAEAKAAGVEPPPVRVVVPGRCYRYEAQDATHEWMFYQVEGLAVDKGLTMADLKGTLFAFAQHIFGSKVKVRFRCDYFPFVEPGVDMGISTPEIKGGDWLEILGAGMVHPRVLRMAGYDPEKYSGFAFGMGPERIAMLKYGITDIRQFYANDPRFLEQFVS
- the rplT gene encoding 50S ribosomal protein L20, with amino-acid sequence MARVKRGVTQHARHKKILELAKGFHSGRSRLHKTANEAVLHSLAYQYRDRRNKKRDFHRLWVIRINAAARANGLSYSRLMAGLKAAGVEINRKMLAELAVSDAASFTNLVALAREKSQASEVATA
- the rpmI gene encoding 50S ribosomal protein L35, whose translation is MPKLKTHKGAARRMQYSGSGKLMRTRQMKSHLRRNKSKRTSGELDEMFVVAKADLPRLRRLIPYAK
- a CDS encoding response regulator; this encodes MQFWGTRGSLPKPGPTTLRYGGNTSCTAVRLDDGTLLVFDCGTGAHNLGLDLLRQRTQPVHGHLFISHFHWDHIQGFPFFAPLFVPGDQWDVYAPGGRGQEVAPSLAGQMQYTYFPVALDQLGATIRYHDLGEGTFQLGAAKIATQYLNHPALALAYRVEVNGVTLVYATDHEPHASSPAGEQPTPGHAAIHAEDRRHIEFLAGADLVIHDSQYTDAEYPAKRGWGHTTIEWSVDYALAAGVKRLALYHHEPTRDDAGIDRVLEQAKARAGAALEVVAAAEGQTLTLAERPATVVQARAEDAEAPPSPPETDRLPTVLIVDDDPAIRTLLVTILRREGLRLLEAADGEAALQMARTERPELLLLDWQMPKRDGLSVCRALRADPDPYFQRVPIVLVTALAGPEHTEAGFDAGVNDYLTKPFAPPQVRTRVRSWLMRAATP
- a CDS encoding thiamine pyrophosphate-dependent dehydrogenase E1 component subunit alpha produces the protein MLLTRIFDDRITLLSHQGRVGISASARGHEAAQVASAWAVRPGQDVVYPYYRDIGVVFTLGITPYDLFLGALNRAGEPFSGARQMPFHFTSPSLRMPTPSTSIATHIPHAVGAALAAKIRREDAVIFCWFGDGATSKGDFHEGISFAAIHKLPIVFICENNQYAISVPVARQLPTASVAERAAGYGIPTTRCDGLDVPETYRIVVEAVQRAQAGAGPSLIETLVYRLGPHTSHDDDSRYRTREEVAAWEAREPIGRLRADLCQRGLLDEAADAVLLDSVREEIAQALTLAELAPEPDPATAFTDILAGRTVPNPFERSSSTLDSASRQSGEGIHATGTRG
- a CDS encoding glycosyltransferase family 39 protein, which encodes MTWLRAHPDLLAIILVVLVAFALRSAFAFRVPAFVTKDSIEYVEPALALVDGEPFILAQRRTPVYPIAMAASVAIFGRDLLAITFAQHLLGVVTAVLTYGIGRLTFGRAAGLLAGLGAALSSPLLIYEHYLITESVFTFCLILAMLLLVAGLRTGRMAYFAAGGLMLGMAALTRPVGQAVLVALPFAALLALRRWRPSIVACVLAAGCFALLVVPWAIRNQLVYGTAGAASTGRFLISRSVKHERNFVFYEKEVGAFPGENPQRTRARQIAQEVTDKRPEPGQVFQRIRDELKLTEAQTDAMLRDIATEAILRDPMLWVAGTVEMFYELLKGAPKEELVSWHQDVHDQPRVSNQWARFNYLLEAPPPAHVNEAREAEWLAQIFRPTRIAWPIVGLGVLGALLALAIPAYRPAMLPFLVALILIAVSAMLVGDVPRYRYPVDPLMYVMAAGGLFGSARVLYGLVRGRGRPMSAPIHPTERRLPVS
- the upp gene encoding uracil phosphoribosyltransferase, which encodes MLYASEHPLVRLKVAELRDVQTRPPRFRELVREISLLLGVEAMRALPLKPRTVRTPLADAPGFELGVTVGLVPILRAGLGMVDPFLSLVPQAQVWHLGLYRDEETLRPVEYYNRLSTGEPPHGHEVQHWFLLDPMLATGGSAVAAVDVLRRTDRRPLTYVGLIAAPEGIRALEAAHPDVDIYVGAVDSHLNEHGYIVPGLGDAGDRQFAT
- a CDS encoding glutathionylspermidine synthase family protein, with amino-acid sequence MSRPLRALIAEPTGVSAARYRRFWRRAQLDALLPDLMVRGEPYLALNAWVLSAGGHALLARLTRVFSGVFHTAGQRVAADVAATIKLGFPWAAAELLSVEPPRVPIVGRFDFVQDESGRWRLLELNADTPSGIREGITCDRLVYEQVSEAAGLARPSAILGERLTEAILGAVEPVGRGGALGVITTASELEDLSQMAFTARLVTPALAARGLDVVLGDAGNLRLTARGLTLRGQRVDAVYRYLPFEAIFGTPTFAALEEAVALGTVTVLNGLYGLLLQNKGLLAWIWAHRDDAGLFDADERCAIVEHLPATWMLEDAPAHVPRQDLVAKQVFGREGQEVFFGEDCSAELWATLAAQQTYIGQERVRVGRSLATVQTSTGSEVREGHATVGAFAVNGEFGGYYTRFGEKIITSSSKWLGTFAERGDGNGDGDVRRLTI
- a CDS encoding DUF350 domain-containing protein, yielding MAEANAMFNNMLLSVFFALIGFVLLFIGYRVFDALTPTDLNKRVFEDGNVAAAILAGSFVLGLAIIVAMAIN